One window from the genome of Pseudanabaena yagii GIHE-NHR1 encodes:
- a CDS encoding SagB/ThcOx family dehydrogenase — MPDAQLSFAEYYHERTKYAPETLASKSQGLDWSTQPSPYKDYKIGTVYDLKPYLTEDIQSDRDGLLASRWRRLSRLLFCSYGLTARVPTVTGEAFYLRAAPSAGGLYPAEIYVISAGTPLLSAGIYNYQVRTHSLIHFWQDNNVWNGLQQACFEHPALQNTRLAIAITSIFQRSAWRYQDRAYRRIFLDTGHLLGNIDLASAIEDYQASLIGGFADDAVNELLFLDKEVEGAIAIVPILDLQDEESIGRGQESRAPMQRSTNLSKGLITALPSATVTNYPKLPDGQLLEYLHQVTQIKEKLNITKLAELTRDLETTPETGDLPTAQDLDKYNFPFCTKVSTVTESIHWGDDLELLENTILQRRSTREYSGTKLELAELKAILDFTYQPQHYSDQGIDGSPDYFDLSLIETFVAVTGVVGLEEGCYYYAPKSQELRQIRFKNFRDELHYLCLGQELGRDAGAVIFHTADLKKAVAKYGDRVYRYLHMDAGHLGQRINLAAIGLGVGVSGIAGFFDDLVNEVLGIPSDEAVLYITTLGRPR; from the coding sequence ATGCCTGATGCCCAACTTTCCTTCGCTGAATATTATCACGAACGTACTAAGTATGCGCCTGAAACTCTTGCTAGCAAGAGTCAGGGCTTAGATTGGAGCACCCAGCCATCTCCCTATAAGGACTATAAAATTGGTACGGTTTACGATCTCAAGCCCTATTTGACTGAGGATATTCAATCCGATCGCGATGGACTATTGGCAAGTCGTTGGCGTAGACTTTCGCGGTTACTATTTTGTAGCTACGGCTTAACAGCACGAGTTCCTACGGTGACAGGGGAGGCTTTTTATTTGCGGGCGGCTCCATCGGCGGGAGGCTTATATCCTGCGGAGATATATGTGATTTCGGCAGGAACACCTCTACTATCCGCTGGAATTTACAATTATCAAGTCCGTACCCACAGCTTGATTCATTTCTGGCAAGACAATAATGTATGGAACGGTTTGCAACAGGCTTGTTTTGAGCATCCTGCCTTACAAAATACTCGTCTTGCGATCGCCATTACTTCCATATTCCAGCGATCTGCTTGGCGCTATCAAGATCGTGCTTATCGCAGGATTTTTTTGGACACAGGACATCTATTAGGAAATATCGATCTAGCTAGTGCGATCGAAGATTATCAAGCTTCTCTCATTGGTGGTTTCGCTGATGATGCTGTGAATGAACTTCTCTTTTTAGATAAGGAAGTAGAAGGAGCGATCGCGATCGTGCCAATTCTAGATCTCCAAGATGAGGAGAGTATCGGTAGAGGTCAAGAATCACGCGCACCGATGCAACGATCAACCAATCTCTCAAAAGGACTCATCACCGCTTTACCCTCAGCAACTGTTACTAATTATCCTAAACTTCCAGATGGTCAATTATTAGAATATTTACATCAAGTCACCCAAATTAAGGAAAAGCTAAATATTACTAAGCTTGCAGAACTGACAAGGGATCTAGAAACTACGCCTGAGACTGGCGATCTCCCAACTGCCCAAGATTTAGATAAATATAATTTCCCTTTCTGCACCAAAGTTAGTACTGTCACGGAAAGTATTCATTGGGGAGATGATCTAGAACTTCTCGAAAATACAATTTTGCAAAGACGTTCAACTCGCGAATATAGTGGTACGAAATTAGAGCTAGCAGAACTCAAGGCAATTCTTGATTTTACCTACCAGCCTCAACACTATAGCGATCAAGGCATTGATGGTAGTCCTGATTATTTCGATCTGAGCCTCATCGAAACCTTCGTTGCCGTAACAGGTGTAGTTGGCTTAGAAGAGGGTTGTTATTACTACGCGCCTAAATCTCAAGAGTTACGCCAAATCCGCTTCAAAAATTTCCGTGATGAGTTGCACTACCTTTGCCTCGGCCAAGAACTAGGTCGTGATGCAGGAGCCGTCATCTTTCATACTGCCGATCTCAAAAAAGCTGTAGCCAAATATGGCGATCGCGTATATCGCTATTTACATATGGATGCAGGACACCTAGGACAGAGGATCAACTTAGCAGCGATCGGGCTAGGAGTCGGCGTAAGTGGTATTGCTGGGTTCTTTGATGATTTAGTCAACGAAGTTCTAGGAATTCCCAGTGATGAAGCAGTTCTTTATATA
- the rpmF gene encoding 50S ribosomal protein L32, which produces MAVPKKRTSKSKRDSRKAVWKRKAAVHAQRAISLGKSILSGNNDGFVYPLAEEAEEE; this is translated from the coding sequence ATGGCAGTACCCAAGAAACGCACTTCTAAATCTAAGCGCGATAGTCGCAAAGCTGTATGGAAGCGCAAAGCCGCAGTTCACGCTCAAAGAGCAATCTCATTAGGTAAGTCAATCCTATCAGGCAATAATGATGGTTTTGTCTATCCATTGGCTGAAGAGGCAGAAGAAGAGTAA
- a CDS encoding bacteriohemerythrin, producing MKRFEWSDSLSTGVPMIDSQHKELIAATNEIGEAIERGNGANAIKKLLVFLKFYAEWHFGNEENCAAKHQCPMAGVNQEAHKKFIETFGKLHDQYRQSDASEEIALKIYDELSEWLVSHILKIDTQIGACIKESLAK from the coding sequence ATGAAAAGATTTGAATGGAGTGACTCTCTGAGTACAGGTGTCCCAATGATTGATTCTCAACATAAAGAATTGATTGCCGCTACAAACGAGATTGGTGAAGCGATCGAAAGGGGCAATGGGGCAAATGCAATTAAAAAACTATTAGTATTTCTTAAGTTTTATGCTGAGTGGCACTTTGGTAATGAGGAGAACTGCGCCGCAAAACACCAATGTCCAATGGCTGGTGTTAACCAAGAAGCTCACAAAAAATTCATTGAGACTTTTGGTAAATTGCATGATCAATATCGTCAGAGTGATGCCAGTGAGGAGATTGCGCTCAAAATCTATGATGAATTGAGCGAATGGCTAGTCAGTCACATTTTGAAAATTGATACACAAATCGGGGCTTGTATAAAAGAGAGTTTAGCTAAGTAA